The Elaeis guineensis isolate ETL-2024a chromosome 11, EG11, whole genome shotgun sequence genomic interval tcggaaacagaaggagaatctcatcctgacacaaacgaagacctggtcGTTCAAGATTGGATGAgaggaaaagcctcctcaacggctcctctacacccctacaacctcgttaggagcagagaaaaatcctcacccaaacataaaaaaaatagattagagaaaaagaaaagcgatgagctacgccagagatgaggaaaaaaagaaccacatctaagacacaagagaTCTCGTCTCGACGAGGAAGAATCTTAAAAATTCTCCAGTCTCTAAGGGAAAccgacactagcaggagaaaatagacttcctcaaagtaacgaaaaGTTCagaccccaagctcgaacatcggagaaagcatcaaattcgatggcctcgaaaagaccttcgatcatgaacaaaaagggtgaaTCAATCGGCGATGACAGAACCTTCAAACAACtcgacatcgaataagaaaaagaaagagaagctcagtaaacgacaactcagagcaagaatagataagataatgagaaattttttttcatttcattagtaaagagtgcattacaaaagtctttgaaggccaaaaaaaatgacaacaagaaaagaaaagaatacatggaacaaaaggtaaaagaagctctaagaagctcggcttcttctgactttgatctctcggttccagccattatcagggattgctttaagttctcgacttcttcttccagttccttctttcttagcagcatctctcgatacatttggtgaaaccaccGGCTTTCGTTTACGattttcgaagcctcttcctcagaacttcagactccgttttgcatccttgaccgcctgttgctcataggtcagctgaattttcagccactgcagtttggccttctccttcccaagggctacgaCAGTTCTTccatagtctccctcaaggatcggagctcgtcgaagccttgaaccgaaacggctgggctctttcggacaactgctttgaaggcgagcaacctcatcggtcgccatcttgagcctccttctgtagttgtctatttgcccatACCAGCTGACTCGATAAGTGTTGTAATTTGTCTCGactcctgtagctgcttctggaggtcaaagaatttcttcgaccagtcagTCTGAGTTgggagccaggacgagcttccttcaatggccgatcttctcccatgcggccaCAATTCGACCTCGAGGGagttgatcttggaggcctgagtccaagatcgatcgctggtgcatttctggagttcctcaagctccttcatgaagttGGTCTTCTTCcagtgtagtccatgaagtccttttgtGGAGGTTCCGCAGGCGAGTAACCTCTgcagtggcttccgaatggctcttcctcagcctgtgaagttcgtcatccatcttcttttatttcttcgttaggtgatgaacttttcttctcagatccgatcatagacttcaaaaaatcctgcggtaggggaagagcttcgcagggcactgttgtcggaaaacaagagcgtcacaaagcaatcattgcaaaaaaaaaaagaagaaaaaggagctctctgtaaaaaatttatcattgattgaataattcttaagtaaaaaaaaaaattataacaaagaaaaagtacaaaattagaggttcgaCCTTGGAGCAAAGTGGAAGAGCTCGGTGCCCCGAAAGGTCGTCAGACagctgcggcagttgaagaggtcgGACTGGAGGGAGACGGCAGCAGCTTcgaaaggtccggcttcatcgtcggacactTCATCAGGAAGCTGAGgttgagttcaaaaaattttcgaccaccttctcctggcaaagctcgaagcctttgataaaggcggcctggccgaattgatattcagatccctcatctcggaggaggtcttgaactcctccactgcttgggcccttgcctccgagactagggtcgggatctgctccttcagctgaAGACCTGGCCTCTGCCTTCTTCTTTCCTCCTCaagcagccttcagatccatcgaagtttgttcctccttctggagtctcttggagactcgcgacttcgcgaccttctccttaagacgggcagcctcgcctggcgaccttcctccgcctggactGCTCTTCtggcattgttcatcgcctcgatgttggcgatgagctggtgtccaatctgcaagaacggccaggaagtcaatatgaaagctaaggatgactaagtgaagaacgaaaggaagaaaaaataaatggcctacctcaagaaaggatcccagagagtcccaaacccgtgttcagatcggcatggacgatcctgtggacgatctcgggcaaaacgcaccgtcgaccaacctttttattaaatccctattgttgaagggattctccctcagATCCTCTTCAGAGCCGTCAGACCTTTCGATGGCAGCCCGCTGCTATTGATCTTGCggaccaccgtcttcttccttctcttcctttcggcccccggtgcctcctcgggacgagactctggagcgggaacctcgtcggagggcttcttgaagaagctcggggactgcgggctcgacgtcggagggggcatcaacgacaatggcctgggcaagcacggcgagcttgtctcctctaccctcttcttcgccgacccagaagttgcggcctttcctcttgtgggccttgagacccttggctagtatctgagctgcgtctgcgtccatatgcaatgaaaaaagatcggcacagcttagaaacagaataagagaaagaggaagcagcgaatgacttgagaaagaaaaaataccgagggttgagagggctcaggccgacattgaataaaagttgctccttcagaaggtcagaggagaggagctggataagtcttaagtttattggaggcttcaaggtcatcctttccaggctagaagcgacggacggagtccctcaggaccCCAGGGNNNNNNNNNNNNNNNNNNNNNNNNNNNNNNNNNNNNNNNNNNNNNNNNNNNNNNNNNNNNNNNNNNNNNNNNNNNNNNNNNNNNNNNNNNNNNNNNNNNNTTAGGCTTACAGTATTGATGAGATCCAAGGGTGTTGGAAGGACAGTGCCTGTATGATGGTAATCTATTCCCAAACCACCTCCAATGTTCAGGTACTTCAGTTCAAAACCTTGTGCTCGAATTTGATCAATGTAATTCACCATCAGAACCGCAGCATCTCTGAATATGTCCACCTACAAAAACAAGTGTAGCACATTCTAGTTACATGATCAGGATTCACTCTGCACATACAAATTAATCTTCACACATGTTCATTGTCATTTGTTTATGAGACTATAACTTGCTAGCTCAAAATGGCCTACGCTCCTGCTGATTGCAATGTGTCACTCATACATTTGATCATTATTAAGAGAAGCTAGTTTTAGATCATATTCAATTTAAGTTGATTATATATCCAAAAGAGGAATAAAGTAAAAGAGCAAATTGGTGTGGCTGCAATATATGAAACTTCAGCAAAGAAAGAAATCAGAACTACTTAGGCATGCAAGGGACACGGATAAAGTTCACGCACATATGAAGTTAAATTACCAAAACAGATGGATGAAATGTACAAGATGTTATCCATAAAAACAGCTAACTACGAAAGGCACTAAACTAAGAGATAAATTGTACAAAGACGTAATAAATACACCTTACTCTGGTATTCAGTGAAATAGTTTACATGACAATCTGCAGTCTACAGTCTCCAAGTGGTATGCTTGATAATTTGTTTcagaatcaaaaataaataaataaataaatcagtcCAATCGGAGCAGTCATATGTATAATGCTGTTCTCAACATAAAACTATATTGATGATACATATGTTTGGCCACTGAAAAGCACCTCCTAGCAGGGAATTTGTCAGATTGGCTACATCCTAGGAGTCATTTGCACAGAATAGTAATATTACAATACACCTAACCTTTTGGTGCAATGAAAATATAGACTACAATCGAGCCACTAGAAAATGAAGGCATTAGAGGTAAACATGTTGATAATAAATGCATGGAGGTTCTGTCTGACTTCTAGTCCTCCTGTACACCCCCAGCATCACTGAGTGACATCTCACATTGTCGGAAGATTGAAATCTGTTTACTCTAGAATCCACAGTAATGTTCATTAATCTTTTCTTTGTGAAAGATTCCAAAAACTTGGGTTTTGGGCgcagggggggtgaattgaaaaACATATACTAAATTAATCCATGACTTAGGTAGCATAGGCATTACATGCATTGCAAGTGCTAAATTGATCCATGACTTAGGTAGCATAGGCCATAGGTATTACACATATTGCGAGTGATTGTTATTCAATTTGTCTAATACAATAAGGCTTATCCCTTTGTGTCAAAACATATCCATACTCAATATCATAAGGCAAGTAAAAAATTTGGGGACTTTGATTGGTATGCCCACTGCTAACTTTATCAACCAACAAATGCCAGAATACAGATGAATCAAGATAATCAGTAAAGCATAAAAATAAGGTTGATCCAATTCTCAGCTATATCACTGATATCAATACTTCATATATCAAATCAGTTGTATATTTGTAAGATGTTTGTAAAAAATCTACATGATACATCATCACATTTTTTTTACTATGTAAAATTTATAGCGAATATAAATTGCTACATTGGCAGAAAATGTAGCCTTGTTTGTCAAGTGAACTTTCTCATCCAGAGGCCCTTTTAGCACCTACTTTCATAACTACTTAAGGGCCTTTCAATCCAGCTATAAGTTAATCAAAGTGCAAAAAAAGAAGGAAACAAACCAAAAAAGTCAGCAAGTAGAATAGCTACCTTTGTGATGGTTGATCCCAAATGACAGTGGGCTCCAACAAGCTTGATTTCATTTGGATATGACTTGATAGCATCTAGAAACCACTGCAATTTCTCATTTCAAATACCAAATTTTGAAGTCTTATTTCCGATGGCAACATAAGGATGAACCTGAAACAAATAGTAAGAATAGACAATATTTAAGTGTCTCAGCACTCAGCAGTCATGGACTTGGGCATGAATTCCAAAAAATGCATTCTCCAACATAGGTTAAagttaaacaaaaaaaatttgagccaATATTCATTACAGTTAAATAAAATGAGTCCTCATATTGGTTACAGTCCTCCCAACTGTTGAATTGGCTTTTGTTCGAAAGTATCAGAATCTGACCTAATCCATTAAAGATTTATTATGATTTACTCAGTTCAACAAATTTCCTTGGTATTTTTTTCTGTATGTTCAAATTTCCAACAGAGGCCATTTTGTTCGTCAATAAGCAACCACTATCGCATGATTGTAGGAAAGCATATAATGGGCAATTCAATGGCAATTGATAAAATAAATGTTCCAAGAAAGTAAGCCTCATGGGTTAGCCTAAGCTAAAAGTCAGTTTCAAGCAGTCCATGAGCAAGAAGCAGCATGCAAAAGGTCCTAGCTAGTCTTATTTGCCAATCACATACTTCCATGGACAAGATGAGAACAAAAACCTGAGTATATGAAGGAAAGCTTCAATTAATCACGATTTCAAAAGCAGAAAATAAAGGGTAGCTGAATTTCATGCAAATTAAGCGACTTTGAGGGTTTAGGCTTAATCAATGGCATCCAAAACATCTCAGATAGACCCTTTGTTTGCCTCAAATCCATCATCCATAATAGAAGAAAAGGGGGGAGGTTTAACTTATAATAGATTTAAGTTTGCAGCAAGTGAACCAAAGATAAGCTTCTTATGTGTTCCTGACTGTCGCATGTTTACTACATAGGAGATCTGTAGTGCTTGTCTTTTGAGAGCATGCTCCTTCATTAAACACACAACATATAAGCAGCATAAGCTATGAAACCCGGGAGTGGAGTTAGAAGACATGTGGGTTAATGTCATTTTCCTACATAATACTGTCAAATTAGTTTTAAACAGTTGAGGAAAAATAAATGATGTAGGCACATTAACTTTATGAATTTCGAGTCAATGTTTCGAAAATTAAGTTGAAATGGGTAGACTAAGGAAGACTAAGTACAaaatatagattaaaataattgaGAGCAGACTGCAAAATTATAGCTCTGGAGAGGAAAGATAGAAGATCTAAACGATGGAACATCAAAATGTGTAAAAAGTTCAATATAGGGGATCTAAATAAACTTGGATGACATATTTGAATAGAAAGTTGATGAGGTTCTATAAGCATTCCATCCTGTTATGAACAAATAGCATGGCAGATTAATGGCTTCACAAAACCAATCCACTAAATGAGAGAATGCTGGACAGCTATTGTTACAATGATATAAATTTCTTTGTACATCACTGTGTTAATGATGAAGACATGAATATCGCACAACAAAATGCACTTAATACATTATAATTAGATGCGAATGACTGGCAACATCGTACCTGCGGATCAACATCTGGATTTATTCTAAGTAAAATTGGAACCTGCTTTCCCACAACTCTTGCTGCAGTCACAATGTTTTCCAAGTCAAATTCACTGTCAACATTAACAAATACCCCTTTTCAGCAGCTAATACAAGGTCCTCCAAGAGCTTCCCGTTTCCATTGAATATACACCTGGTCTTCAAAATACCAACTGGGAAGATTAAATATTGCCATGCACAGATAAGATCACCACATTGTAGACAATGAAACAGATTCAACTATCAGTGGGCAATGAACGCCAAGTAAGAAGAGACATACACAGTTATAAAGCTATGAAAGCCCAAACATCTATGTCATTATTTGGGGTAACAGAACAAATAGATACACTTATAATTTGCCAATGGGGCCCCATATCATTACATAATGTATGCACGACAGAAAAAGACTCGCAAAGACAAGCAATACTTTAATAGGAAAATGAAGGAAGCAGTTCAGCCAGGATACTTGACACGTAAATCTCAGGGCAATTTGAAGAATAAGCCTCAGATATCTAATTCCAATATAAACAATGTAACAACAATCAGATTCATGACTCACAGCGCAGCTCAGCACCATTGATCACCTCCACTGAGATCAAGAAACCAAAGTCCCAAAGTCCACCTGGTCAAAGCTTCAAGGTTGAGAATATAAAGGAGGAAATGAATTAAACTAATTCGCATCCTTCATGAGAGAATACTAATCATTTTAACGAGTGATGGCGTTATAagctagcttttttttttttttttcagtcatAAAAAAGTGATATTATACAAGAAACATACTATGAAAACTAATTTGACTTACAATTTTTTAACAAATGTTTTTGCTAGACGGAAACGACCATAAAAACCATAAATATAACATCTTTATGGTTCTTTGGGTCAAAAAAATCACTGTTTACCCATATCTAATACAAAGCATGAAATGTCACAAGTGGAAAACCCAAACATAAAAATTAATGTTTTTTCTTCAAGAATTAAACTAAGATCACGCAGTATAGAGGAAGATAGGCTAGGGTTTCACCTGGAGGGGTCGAAGCCGGCGTGGAGGGCAAGCCTGAGCTCGTTCCCACTGACAACCACAGCGCCGCACCCGAGCCCCCTGAGGTGCTCCAGGATCTTGAGATTATTATTGGCCTTAATGGCGTATCCAACGATCGAGAGCAGCCCCTCGAAGGCCTCCCGATAGGCCTCGAAGTTGCGGGTCATCTAGGCCTTGCTGTAGAGGTAGAAGGGGCTCCTCTTGGCCGCCTCCATGACGTCGACACGTAGGCCCTCGCAATAGAGGGAGCCATCAGTGGACTTGGAGAAGCAGTGGCGGAACGAGGTCTCGGCCGCCAGCGTGGCGGCGGGGACAGCAGAGGAGGTCGCCCTCAGGGTTAGGGATCTGGATCTGTAGGGGGTTGGGAAGGAAAGGGAGGGTTTGGAGGAGATGAGGGGGGAGGTGGGGTTCTGGTTTAGGAGGGATTTGGAGGATGAGAGGGGGCGGGAAACGAGGTTGGGCGGCCACCATTTTTGGGGAGAGGCGTGGAATGGAGCCGTTGGAGATGGAGGGGCCGTTGAGATGAAGAGGTTTATGTACACAAGTGGGAGGCTCGGATGGCTCCATAATTGGGGAGAGGGttggggttgtatctttcgcgcgaAATAATGATTTACCTTTCTGACGGTGTCAACCGTTGGATTACTCAATAGtggctttgagatctgtgcaatGGTTGTAGAAGATTTTGTGGTGCTTTGAGAGCGCTCAATCCAACGGTTGATGCCGCGAAAGGCATCAACCACTTTCTGACTAAAAATACAACCTGTTTCTATTGAATTTAAAACCTAGAGTAGAATGAATCGATTTAAACGAAATTGGACTGGAGCGATATCTTTGTGACCTGATAAAAGCTCCTTCAATCTATAAAATTAGTCAAAAAATCTAATAAGAATCTTTCGGTTCTtaaccctccgatacttaagtcaattCGACCTTAAAAACAGGAATGGAAAAGAGTAGAAGAGCAAAAGAGATTGAATAGAACTAGAGAAAAATTGGGTAGAAGCCAAGAATCTGGTCTAATTTTCTATCAATAGAGTCTCCTCTAGTTTCAGAATACTGAACTTACAGATGGAAGATCTCTAtccttctatttatagaggggctgAGGAGGCCATTCAAGAgttttctaggccattagaagagTTTGCTAGGCGGTTAAAAAGCCACCTGAAGTGAATTGGTGCATAGCTAAATATGAGATCGTGGCCAGCTTGGCTTGGTTGAGGAAACTATCGCGGACATTTGTAGAACGATTAAGTCTGTCATTATAATAGTTCTCCTCAGTAGACAATCGAGGTGAAATAGAGATGTCATAACATTCATTCCGGATAGTGAGGTATTAGGGTTCAGGTCGGTAAATATCCAATCTGAACATTTCTTTGTTAGCTGAGATGTCATCCGAATAGAATGCAAGGATGTTCTTCATTCAGGTCGATAAAAATTCAAGCTGAATCTGCTAACCAATCAATTGGTCTGCTGGGATCTGATGCTTTCAGATTGATGTTTCTTTGATCACATATGATTATGCCACGTATCTTGAGGCTGGTTTAATGCACCAACACTTTGCCCTCTACTTCTTATGTCCGAAgtgataattttttaatcgaaataGGAAGTAAAAGTATCTTCATAAGGTTGGGTTTTCACTAATTTGGGAAGCATTTGCCATAAAGATTGGATTTTATCGGTCAACAGATCTTATTTCCAAGTTAGAATTTTTGGCCCGATCTTTTACCGATTAGGGGATCTTATCTCcgtatttgaatttttgatccggcTTTAACaggtcaggagatcttatctctatatttAACTTTTGACTCGATTTTTCACCGATCAGGAGATGTTATCTCCACACTCaatttttggctcgatttttcactaaccaggagatcttatcttcacacttgaatttttgattcgattttcatctatcaagagatcttatctccacactTGAATTTTTTATTCGATTTTCAtcgatcaagagatcttatctccatatttgtattttcaatttgattttcaccgatcaggagatcttatcttcatgtTTTACCTCGAAACTTTCTAGACTGGTGTTGCTGCCGCTTGGAATACATGCACCGTGTCTCGAAAGCATAGAAATTAATTATTTGGTTGAAAACAAAGGGACCTAACCTTTCAAGAAATGATCCGTCAACTTCTACCATCATTGCTTGGACAGACAGTTTAAAAACATCAAATAAAAGTGCACCATCTGTCAACGTTTGATTGGCTTATCAGCTTGGGCACGGATCAAT includes:
- the LOC105036526 gene encoding diaminopimelate decarboxylase 1, chloroplastic-like, coding for MTRNFEAYREAFEGLLSIVGYAIKANNNLKILEHLRGLGCGAVVVSGNELRLALHAGFDPSRCIFNGNGKLLEDLVLAAEKGYLLMLTVNLTWKTL